One Vigna unguiculata cultivar IT97K-499-35 chromosome 7, ASM411807v1, whole genome shotgun sequence genomic region harbors:
- the LOC114190501 gene encoding cytochrome P450 94C1-like has translation MELQPSLQFFTNNIYFSSLLLSLTILLLLIAIARFSRRKNILCSCETCQAYLTSSWSQYFHNLCDWYTHLLRTSPTKTIHIHVLRNTITANVENVEYILKTRFHNFPKGKPFSTILGDFLGKGIFNVDGDTWRFQKKMATLELNNNGITFFAFEIVKSEIHDRLLPLLHASASNGVVLDLQDVFRRFSFDSICRFSFGLDPKCLEKSLPMSEFAVCFDLASKLSAERAMALSPYLWKVKRFFNVGSEKRLREAVEVINQLAREVIKQRREMGFSENKDLLSRFMSTVHDDDTYLRDIVVSFLLAGRDTVASALTSFFYLLGKHREVESEIRAEADRVIGPHEDLTSFEELKQLHYLQAAMHESLRLFPPIQFDSKFCLEEDVLPDGTKVESGTRVTYHPYAMGRLEEIWGCDCLEFRPERWLKDGVFHPESPFKYPVFQAGLRVCVGKEMALMELKTVALSLLRKFHIELVEASCGNPRFSPGLTATFRFGLPVKVHERGLEQQHIA, from the coding sequence ATGGAACTCCAACCCTCGTTGCAGTTTTTCACCAACAACAtctatttctcttctcttctcctctcCCTCACCATCCTCCTTCTTCTCATCGCAATCGCACGTTTTTCTCGCCGAAAGAACATCCTATGCAGCTGCGAAACGTGCCAGGCCTACCTCACTTCAAGCTGGTCCCAATACTTCCACAACCTCTGCGACTGGTACACCCACCTCCTCCGAACCTCCCCGACCAAAACCATCCACATCCACGTGCTCCGCAACACCATCACGGCCAACGTGGAAAACGTCGAGTACATTCTCAAGACCAGGTTCCACAACTTTCCCAAGGGGAAACCCTTCTCTACCATCCTCGGCGACTTCCTCGGCAAAGGAATCTTCAACGTCGATGGCGACACCTGGCGCTTCCAGAAGAAGATGGCCACCCTCGAACTCAACAACAACGGCATAACCTTCTTCGCCTTCGAAATCGTCAAGAGCGAAATCCACGACAGACTCCTCCCGCTCCTTCACGCGTCGGCCTCAAACGGCGTCGTGTTGGACCTGCAGGACGTGTTCCGGAGATTCTCCTTCGACAGCATTTGCCGTTTCTCCTTCGGGTTGGACCCCAAGTGTCTGGAGAAGTCTCTGCCGATGTCGGAGTTCGCGGTTTGCTTTGACTTGGCGTCGAAGCTCTCTGCGGAAAGAGCCATGGCGTTGTCGCCTTATCTGTGGAAGGTGAAGAGGTTTTTCAATGTGGGGAGCGAGAAACGGCTTCGGGAAGCGGTTGAAGTGATTAACCAGTTGGCCAGAGAGGTCATAAAGCAAAGGCGCGAAATGGGTTTCTCTGAAAACAAGGACTTGTTGTCGCGGTTCATGAGCACGGTCCACGATGACGACACGTATTTACGAGACATTGTTGTGAGCTTCTTATTGGCGGGTCGTGACACAGTGGCTTCGGCTCTCACCAGCTTCTTTTATCTGTTGGGGAAACATCGAGAAGTTGAATCGGAGATTCGTGCGGAGGCAGATCGAGTGATTGGGCCTCATGAGGATCTCACGAGCTTCGAAGAGCTTAAGCAATTGCACTATTTGCAAGCGGCGATGCATGAAAGTCTGAGGCTGTTTCCACCGATTCAGTTTGattcaaagttttgtttggaGGAGGATGTGTTACCCGATGGGACGAAAGTAGAGAGTGGAACTAGGGTTACTTACCATCCCTACGCGATGGGAAGGTTGGAGGAAATATGGGGTTGTGATTGTTTAGAGTTTAGACCAGAAAGGTGGTTGAAGGATGGGGTGTTCCACCCTGAAAGTCCGTTCAAGTACCCGGTTTTTCAAGCAGGGTTGAGGGTTTGTGTGGGGAAGGAAATGGCTCTGATGGAGCTCAAAACTGTGGCACTTTCACTGCTTCGGAAGTTCCACATCGAGTTGGTGGAAGCATCTTGTGGAAACCCTCGTTTCTCCCCTGGACTCACTGCCACCTTTAGGTTTGGCCTCCCCGTGAAGGTTCATGAGAGAGGATTAGAACAACAACATATAGCATGA